The following proteins come from a genomic window of Vallitaleaceae bacterium 9-2:
- a CDS encoding sugar diacid recognition domain-containing protein: MLIHGDMLQKLVNKIIDDIGYNINIIDTNGMIIASGNQQRIGTFHKIGKQASDEERRVDILPSDENHYEGVKAGINQPFYHNGTLIGIIGITGIPSEINELSNIVKSMIELMYEQEVLKQKMYYRQSDKTYFLNELLNLTNPESIVTTMNWGEKLGYDMNARRNVIVLEFNHIGSNAGSFTPQEKIQEIYQQIKSNKHHHKNDISTVVSSNRIVILKASYFADTHLETKNLQEYIQEILALFQKDTSLSYHIACGSYYNDLYHIKDSYYEAEFVLSQLKTSSLECYGFIHEHLLAFFISKIPEHMMHHFFEEDYDKLMAVNGMAETLVAMYQNNMNMSQCAKNMFLHRNTILFRLNRIKELLDLDPAEQIGDRIYWYLFAEYIKAQK; the protein is encoded by the coding sequence ATGTTAATACACGGAGATATGCTGCAAAAACTCGTCAACAAAATTATCGATGACATCGGATATAATATTAACATTATCGATACCAATGGGATGATTATTGCCAGTGGAAATCAGCAACGTATCGGAACTTTCCATAAGATTGGCAAGCAAGCTTCTGATGAAGAGCGACGTGTAGACATTTTACCCAGTGACGAAAATCACTACGAAGGTGTAAAAGCCGGTATCAATCAGCCCTTTTATCATAACGGCACATTAATCGGTATCATTGGAATCACAGGAATTCCCAGTGAAATCAACGAATTATCTAATATTGTTAAATCGATGATTGAGCTGATGTATGAGCAAGAAGTCTTAAAGCAGAAGATGTATTATCGCCAAAGTGATAAAACCTATTTTTTAAACGAATTACTGAATCTGACCAATCCCGAATCCATTGTCACCACAATGAACTGGGGAGAAAAACTTGGTTATGATATGAATGCACGACGTAATGTGATTGTATTAGAGTTTAATCATATAGGATCTAATGCTGGCTCCTTTACTCCCCAAGAAAAAATACAAGAGATATATCAGCAGATTAAATCCAACAAGCATCATCATAAAAATGATATCTCAACCGTTGTCTCTTCAAATCGAATTGTGATTTTAAAAGCTTCGTATTTTGCCGATACACACCTTGAAACAAAAAATCTGCAAGAATACATTCAAGAGATTCTTGCTCTATTCCAAAAAGATACCTCTTTGTCTTATCATATCGCCTGTGGAAGTTATTATAATGATCTTTATCATATTAAGGACAGTTATTATGAAGCTGAATTTGTATTATCCCAGCTAAAAACGTCTTCTCTCGAATGCTATGGTTTTATTCACGAGCATCTTCTTGCTTTTTTTATATCGAAGATACCTGAACATATGATGCATCACTTTTTTGAAGAAGACTATGATAAACTCATGGCTGTTAATGGCATGGCAGAGACGTTAGTTGCCATGTATCAAAACAACATGAATATGAGCCAATGTGCTAAGAACATGTTTTTACACCGTAATACAATTCTATTTCGATTAAACCGTATAAAAGAGCTTCTAGACCTTGACCCTGCCGAACAGATTGGAGATCGTATATATTGGTATCTATTTGCCGAATATATTAAAGCCCAAAAATAA
- a CDS encoding aldo/keto reductase has translation MNTKALPEQYIIYGAMGLGGPWEETFELTDTHYDEAELAIQTALDEGITFFDLADIYKNGRSELVFGHYLKKNPQIREKIILQSKVGIHLWGSDFGSRFDFSYDHIITSVDQILERLNTNYLDVLLLHRPDPLCDRDALKKAIDELFTSGKIRNLGVSNMDYHQIKLIEAYTGRKIIANQLELSLKKTDFVDSAIGFNNPHGKGLDFQLGTLEHCILNNISLQSWSPLARGIYSGAKLDKDTHQTILDTKNLVTRLAKKYAVSSDAVVLAWLMKHPAKINPVIGTTNPERIKNAMQAFHVSLTRDEWYELLVKSKGIPMP, from the coding sequence ATGAATACGAAAGCATTACCTGAACAGTACATTATCTATGGCGCAATGGGTCTAGGAGGTCCTTGGGAGGAAACCTTTGAACTAACCGATACACACTATGACGAAGCCGAGTTAGCTATTCAAACAGCCCTTGATGAAGGCATCACTTTTTTTGATTTAGCTGACATCTATAAAAATGGTCGTTCTGAGCTTGTCTTTGGACATTATCTCAAAAAAAATCCACAGATTCGCGAAAAGATCATACTTCAATCCAAAGTCGGCATTCACCTTTGGGGGTCAGATTTTGGATCTAGGTTTGATTTTTCATATGACCATATTATTACATCTGTCGATCAAATATTAGAACGTTTAAACACGAACTATCTTGATGTCCTTTTACTCCATCGTCCCGATCCCCTTTGCGATCGCGATGCACTAAAAAAAGCTATAGATGAACTCTTTACCTCTGGAAAAATACGCAATCTTGGTGTGTCGAATATGGACTACCATCAAATCAAACTTATTGAAGCTTACACCGGCAGAAAAATAATTGCCAACCAACTTGAACTTAGCCTTAAGAAAACCGATTTTGTTGATAGCGCCATCGGATTTAACAATCCACATGGCAAAGGACTCGATTTTCAGTTAGGCACATTGGAGCACTGTATACTTAACAATATCAGTTTGCAATCCTGGAGCCCTCTTGCTCGAGGTATATACTCCGGTGCAAAGCTAGATAAAGATACGCATCAGACAATACTTGATACAAAAAATCTCGTTACGCGCCTTGCCAAGAAATACGCTGTATCCTCAGATGCTGTTGTCCTGGCTTGGCTCATGAAGCATCCTGCAAAAATAAATCCCGTCATCGGAACCACCAACCCTGAACGCATAAAAAATGCCATGCAGGCTTTTCATGTCTCTTTAACACGTGATGAATGGTATGAACTTTTGGTCAAATCCAAAGGCATACCGATGCCATAA
- a CDS encoding DegV family protein, translated as MGKIGIITCSTSGLDYLEGYEDIEIARTTIHMNDTEYYDGKDIHPKEFYAQLDTLDTIPSTAQPSTGQLLDLYEKMYLAGYSDIIYISISSHLSGTYQGVCVSKTYVDNLSIHPFDSKSASFLTGFMAIEAHKMANDGASVQEILAHLETLRNHDHIYFMVDDLSYLVKNGRLSNASAFIASMLKIKPLLEVNAEGKIVAWEKIRTTKKAMDRVVDSFLNDTDNGKNARFMFLFNTDAPEKVAYVKSRLKTHGIDTDKLIDSPISPAIGCHVGKGIIGIGYIKSV; from the coding sequence ATGGGAAAAATAGGAATAATAACATGTAGTACGAGTGGGCTTGATTATTTAGAAGGTTATGAAGATATTGAAATTGCCAGAACAACTATTCACATGAATGATACAGAATATTATGATGGAAAAGATATTCATCCCAAAGAATTCTATGCACAATTAGACACATTAGACACAATTCCTTCCACAGCTCAACCATCAACAGGTCAGCTTCTAGATCTCTATGAAAAAATGTATTTAGCAGGCTATAGCGATATTATCTATATATCCATCTCAAGCCATTTAAGCGGAACATATCAAGGTGTATGTGTATCAAAAACCTATGTTGATAATCTAAGCATCCACCCATTCGACTCAAAAAGCGCCAGTTTTTTAACCGGTTTTATGGCTATCGAAGCGCATAAAATGGCTAATGACGGCGCTAGTGTTCAAGAAATATTAGCTCATCTTGAGACGCTTAGAAACCATGACCATATATATTTTATGGTTGATGACTTAAGTTATCTTGTTAAAAACGGACGTCTGTCAAACGCTTCTGCCTTTATTGCTTCCATGCTAAAAATCAAGCCGTTACTCGAAGTCAACGCTGAAGGCAAAATTGTTGCATGGGAAAAAATCCGAACAACAAAAAAAGCTATGGATCGTGTTGTAGATTCGTTCTTAAACGATACGGACAATGGAAAAAATGCCCGATTTATGTTCTTATTCAATACCGACGCCCCTGAAAAAGTAGCCTACGTCAAATCCCGTCTAAAGACACATGGAATTGATACAGATAAACTTATCGATTCACCTATATCGCCAGCTATCGGATGTCATGTAGGCAAAGGAATCATTGGAATTGGCTACATAAAAAGTGTATAA
- a CDS encoding lipoprotein → MKKIIGIIVLLLVLTGCQSNSTELDRVREERDVLERHLTEVETENTVLQEELSKAEEDVAQMTQQVDELTTTLENIQNGTLKVSESGQLIQTAFEVMHLLKEQDFEALSTWVHDEEGVRFSPYFYVNPGTDIVMTANEVANLAQDTSIYNWGTYDGIGDTIDLTFAEYYDRFIYDQDFANPEIVGNNTAIQVGNMYDNHDEVYLNGEFVEFHFSGFEEEYEGLDWRSLRLVFLDNAGQWKLVAIIHGEWTI, encoded by the coding sequence ATGAAAAAAATAATAGGGATAATTGTACTTTTATTAGTGTTGACAGGATGCCAATCAAACTCAACAGAGCTTGATAGAGTTCGTGAAGAGCGGGATGTGCTGGAAAGACATCTTACGGAAGTAGAAACTGAGAACACTGTTTTACAAGAAGAACTAAGTAAAGCGGAAGAAGATGTTGCTCAAATGACTCAACAAGTAGATGAACTGACAACGACACTTGAAAATATCCAAAATGGAACGCTTAAAGTATCAGAATCGGGACAATTAATCCAGACAGCGTTTGAAGTAATGCATTTACTTAAAGAGCAAGACTTTGAAGCATTAAGCACATGGGTTCATGACGAAGAAGGGGTCCGTTTTTCACCGTATTTTTATGTGAATCCGGGGACAGATATTGTCATGACTGCCAATGAAGTGGCTAATTTAGCCCAAGATACGTCAATCTATAATTGGGGAACCTATGATGGAATAGGCGACACAATCGATTTAACATTTGCCGAGTATTATGATCGGTTTATTTATGATCAGGATTTTGCGAATCCGGAAATTGTTGGCAATAATACAGCAATTCAAGTGGGAAATATGTATGATAATCATGATGAAGTTTATCTGAATGGAGAGTTTGTAGAGTTTCATTTTTCAGGATTTGAGGAAGAATATGAAGGTCTAGACTGGCGCTCTCTTCGTTTAGTTTTTTTGGATAATGCAGGACAGTGGAAACTAGTCGCCATTATCCATGGGGAGTGGACGATATAG
- a CDS encoding SpoIIE family protein phosphatase, whose protein sequence is MIMKQFTDFNLSIYIASKDATVGTRINASLKQANNCNIVATPEDANFCIVDASIYLASSSFYDKHFDACLKLLLPEHYEQLDQLLSSKNPFYLRHDFTAYELTYQLKLIQEHLQYKFQNQVLSTLYNAAQNSIVITNTEGQIVFANTYFLKATGYSSDEVLGNLPKLIKSNVHEASFYQKLWTTIQSGSIWNGFFINRRKNGRFFYEEATISPIFNTSGTITNYIKIGKLVNRERLLSDQLSQEFKTAKNIMAYMLPPDYKDANVHFEAKAKAYNYLGGDFICFEQLSPTKYAMALLDVMGHGTSATLIGLKAISTFQSSIHYDTLENAVAKTNASICQVNQNDISSLRYLSGIFLEIDLSNQTVNYVNAGHPDFYIQKRKQLKTVSSNNIILGVNCNMSYVIDTFSTTDLEYIFLYSDGLVEHPNEKGDTLNAQLEQALLQIPTGDMTFTQHILNALLGDRTIDDDITLCRLSFFDHSTT, encoded by the coding sequence ATGATTATGAAACAATTCACTGATTTTAATTTATCGATTTATATCGCTTCAAAAGATGCCACTGTAGGCACACGAATAAATGCGTCTCTTAAACAGGCTAACAACTGTAACATTGTTGCTACGCCTGAGGACGCAAATTTTTGTATTGTTGATGCTTCAATCTACTTGGCATCCTCTTCTTTTTATGACAAGCATTTCGATGCTTGTCTTAAATTATTATTGCCAGAGCATTATGAACAATTAGATCAGCTTTTGAGCTCAAAAAATCCGTTTTATCTACGACATGATTTTACCGCTTATGAACTAACCTATCAATTAAAGCTCATTCAAGAACATTTACAATATAAATTTCAAAACCAAGTGCTAAGTACACTTTATAATGCAGCACAAAATTCAATTGTTATTACAAATACCGAGGGACAAATCGTCTTTGCCAACACTTATTTTTTAAAGGCTACAGGCTATAGCTCGGACGAAGTCCTTGGCAACTTACCTAAACTGATTAAAAGCAATGTCCACGAAGCCTCTTTTTATCAAAAACTATGGACTACCATTCAAAGTGGTTCGATATGGAATGGTTTTTTTATCAACCGAAGAAAAAACGGACGTTTTTTTTATGAAGAAGCAACCATTTCTCCAATTTTTAACACTTCAGGCACCATCACCAACTATATCAAAATAGGAAAACTTGTAAATAGAGAGCGGTTACTTTCTGATCAACTAAGTCAGGAATTTAAGACGGCAAAAAATATCATGGCATACATGTTGCCTCCTGACTACAAGGACGCCAATGTCCACTTTGAAGCAAAGGCCAAGGCTTACAACTATCTTGGCGGCGATTTTATATGCTTCGAACAACTCTCCCCAACAAAATACGCCATGGCTCTACTCGATGTCATGGGACATGGTACTTCTGCCACACTAATTGGATTAAAAGCCATCTCTACTTTTCAATCATCCATCCATTATGACACCCTTGAAAATGCTGTAGCCAAGACAAATGCATCCATCTGCCAAGTCAATCAAAACGATATTTCATCGCTACGTTATCTTTCTGGAATATTCTTGGAAATAGATTTATCCAACCAAACCGTTAACTATGTCAATGCTGGACATCCTGATTTTTACATTCAAAAAAGGAAACAGTTGAAAACTGTTTCCTCGAATAACATCATCTTAGGTGTTAATTGCAACATGTCCTATGTAATTGATACGTTCTCAACCACTGACCTTGAATATATCTTTTTATATTCTGACGGTTTGGTCGAGCATCCTAACGAAAAAGGTGATACGCTTAATGCTCAATTAGAACAAGCCCTCCTGCAAATACCTACTGGTGATATGACCTTCACCCAGCATATATTAAACGCATTGCTTGGTGATAGAACCATCGATGACGACATTACTTTGTGCCGCTTAAGCTTTTTTGACCATTCGACAACATAG
- a CDS encoding STAS domain-containing protein, with protein sequence MLHTFENNQLILKPQGKIMMDRSDTIKNEMKALIEKTKEQSPQDFSKVIVDLSSVDFIDSTGVGVFISIYKFSTEKEFHLTLVNPMPMVEKVFTITKLEQIIDIQSNGA encoded by the coding sequence ATGTTACATACATTTGAAAATAATCAACTCATTCTTAAACCACAAGGCAAAATCATGATGGATCGATCCGACACGATTAAAAACGAAATGAAGGCGTTAATCGAAAAAACCAAAGAACAATCACCTCAAGATTTTTCAAAGGTCATTGTTGATTTGTCTTCCGTTGATTTTATTGATAGTACCGGCGTTGGAGTTTTTATCTCCATCTATAAGTTTTCTACCGAAAAAGAGTTTCACTTAACCTTAGTCAACCCCATGCCCATGGTTGAAAAAGTATTTACTATTACCAAACTTGAGCAAATCATCGATATTCAATCGAATGGAGCTTAA
- a CDS encoding methyl-accepting chemotaxis protein: MNTLKKTDSLRFKFFISFTIIILLILTETGLTMYFENQYDSATQEAMEALEFSQFLHDRIIDHEEYVLNMSLYLLGEVSTMDTSDFTACQLGQWYYSFTPDSRILEPFTAMEIPHEIIHNSSHQIIEYMESGNTTSAYKLFRDEMLPNIKHVKDNLFLIAEIEDTRSQELRSNMETLQTILNAVSFITSGLVIVAALIISILLSKMIIEPIYKVVEAMNNVAAGNLDTRVNHQSRDELGSLATSVNDTIDKLTLIISNIRSKSDHVEDHSLSIRDSLKEISIASEEVTTTTVQIANNSDIMAGELSSINDSTDELAKMGQHLNQVVQNTGQAIEQSFNASLDGQSAIQEVVKSMDEVNRTVDFASSAVNKLIERSRQIGEMVKVIEGIAAQTNLLALNASIESARAGEAGKGFAVVADEIRKLAENSSDAASQIISLIENIESETKATVNSMEFNQELVNTQISQINKAESALANLYAFNKTTQDAGRSLDEVSDLMLGKTKSILDSINAVNDSIQNNAASTEEVTAATEEQNATIVTVNEMNQALTQEVIELNDLIKEFKLKAGV, translated from the coding sequence ATGAACACATTAAAGAAAACCGATTCATTACGCTTTAAGTTTTTTATTTCTTTTACAATAATTATTCTTTTAATATTAACCGAAACCGGTCTGACCATGTACTTTGAAAATCAATATGACAGCGCCACCCAAGAGGCTATGGAAGCTCTTGAATTTAGTCAGTTTTTGCATGACCGCATCATTGACCATGAAGAATATGTACTAAACATGTCTCTATATTTATTAGGTGAAGTCAGCACTATGGATACCTCGGACTTTACGGCATGCCAATTAGGTCAGTGGTACTATTCTTTTACCCCAGATTCAAGAATACTTGAACCTTTTACAGCGATGGAAATCCCCCATGAAATAATCCACAATTCATCCCATCAAATCATCGAGTATATGGAAAGCGGCAATACTACATCCGCCTACAAGCTTTTTCGCGATGAAATGTTGCCCAATATCAAACATGTTAAAGACAATTTATTTTTAATTGCTGAGATTGAAGATACCCGTTCACAAGAACTACGCTCAAATATGGAAACACTACAAACCATTTTAAATGCAGTAAGCTTTATCACAAGCGGACTTGTTATTGTTGCAGCACTTATTATTTCAATTCTTCTTTCTAAAATGATTATTGAACCTATTTATAAGGTCGTCGAAGCAATGAATAATGTAGCTGCCGGTAATCTTGACACACGTGTCAATCACCAATCACGTGATGAACTTGGGTCTCTTGCAACCTCTGTAAATGATACAATTGATAAGCTGACACTCATTATCAGCAATATCCGTTCAAAATCTGACCATGTTGAAGATCATTCTCTTTCCATTCGTGACTCTTTAAAAGAGATTAGCATTGCATCTGAAGAAGTCACAACGACAACCGTTCAGATTGCCAACAACTCGGATATAATGGCTGGAGAACTTAGTTCAATCAATGATTCTACAGATGAACTGGCAAAAATGGGTCAACACTTAAATCAAGTGGTCCAAAATACCGGACAAGCAATTGAGCAAAGCTTTAACGCTTCATTAGATGGACAAAGCGCTATTCAAGAAGTTGTAAAAAGTATGGATGAAGTTAACCGAACCGTTGATTTTGCTTCAAGTGCTGTCAACAAACTTATTGAACGTAGTCGACAAATTGGTGAAATGGTCAAAGTGATTGAAGGCATTGCTGCACAAACCAATCTTCTTGCCTTAAACGCTTCTATAGAATCTGCACGTGCAGGTGAAGCCGGCAAAGGATTTGCTGTGGTTGCAGATGAGATTCGTAAACTTGCTGAAAATTCAAGTGATGCCGCTTCTCAAATTATTAGCCTTATCGAAAACATTGAATCCGAGACCAAAGCGACTGTAAACTCCATGGAATTTAATCAGGAGTTAGTCAATACTCAGATTTCTCAAATTAATAAAGCTGAAAGCGCACTTGCAAATCTATATGCATTTAATAAAACGACCCAAGATGCAGGTCGTTCATTGGATGAAGTCTCTGACTTAATGTTAGGCAAAACAAAATCCATACTCGATTCTATAAACGCAGTGAACGATTCCATTCAAAATAATGCTGCAAGTACTGAAGAAGTGACGGCTGCCACTGAAGAGCAAAATGCGACTATTGTCACTGTAAATGAAATGAATCAAGCATTAACTCAAGAAGTCATTGAGCTGAACGATTTAATCAAAGAATTCAAATTAAAGGCTGGTGTATAA
- a CDS encoding ATP-binding protein, protein MSSIYEKHYEFNINDCTLAIIHSQIEQMLAPLPESVYADLLIALHELIINSCKEMELQNTPTNVICIHIYQYTEVVIVQVNDSGRGLDDYTPVKYLCPFRENGRGLSMVMLLSDWFLTYPDINNHYSYYIIKKLY, encoded by the coding sequence ATGTCTTCTATTTATGAAAAACATTATGAATTTAATATTAATGACTGTACCCTTGCAATCATACATTCACAAATTGAACAGATGCTTGCCCCACTGCCTGAATCTGTCTATGCTGATTTGTTGATTGCTTTGCATGAGCTCATTATTAATAGCTGTAAAGAAATGGAGTTGCAAAATACCCCTACGAATGTTATATGCATTCACATTTACCAATACACCGAGGTTGTTATTGTACAAGTTAATGATTCCGGTCGAGGACTGGATGACTACACCCCGGTAAAATACCTTTGTCCGTTTAGAGAAAATGGTCGAGGTTTATCCATGGTTATGTTACTTTCGGATTGGTTTTTGACCTATCCAGATATAAACAACCACTATTCATATTATATTATCAAAAAACTATACTAG
- a CDS encoding GntR family transcriptional regulator, translating to MASKKETIIQTLKEEILTLELKPGTIISETMLSERFSLSRTPIRDVLKQLSLAGYIDIYPQRGSIVSYINLESVEQVIFMRSILENEILKKLCGHLSLQGEHRLLYILNQQMECVSPEIDLKSFIKFDDLFHKTIYELAGHAMVWDFIQSSTVHYTRFRHLHMLRKEKLLSIINEHKQIIAHLKKNESYEIDTIIHEHLRSDIKSHYMQKNFGEYIKN from the coding sequence ATGGCAAGTAAAAAAGAAACCATAATCCAAACGCTAAAAGAAGAAATCCTCACATTAGAACTAAAACCCGGAACAATTATCAGCGAAACCATGCTAAGTGAGCGTTTTTCCCTTTCGCGCACCCCCATTCGCGATGTTCTAAAACAGCTTTCCTTAGCCGGATATATTGATATTTATCCCCAACGCGGAAGTATTGTTTCCTATATTAATCTAGAATCTGTCGAACAAGTTATCTTTATGCGAAGTATTCTAGAAAACGAAATTCTAAAAAAATTGTGCGGACATCTTTCTTTGCAAGGTGAACATCGCCTATTATATATATTAAATCAGCAGATGGAATGCGTCTCTCCAGAGATTGATTTAAAATCCTTCATAAAATTTGACGACCTTTTTCACAAAACCATATATGAACTTGCAGGGCATGCAATGGTCTGGGACTTCATCCAATCATCAACCGTTCACTATACTCGATTTCGACACTTACATATGCTAAGAAAAGAAAAACTTCTATCCATTATTAATGAACATAAGCAGATTATTGCACACCTCAAAAAGAACGAATCTTATGAGATTGATACGATTATTCATGAGCATCTACGCTCCGATATCAAGTCCCATTATATGCAAAAAAATTTTGGTGAATACATAAAAAATTAA
- the uxuA gene encoding mannonate dehydratase produces the protein MQMTWRWYGEGNDSITLDHIRQIPGVTGIVWSLHDKVAGEVWEEDEIDKVMNLIKSKGFNADVVESVNVHDDIKIGLPTRDKYIDIYIDTIKKLGERGVKVICYNFMPVFDWTRTDLYKELPDGSNSLFYEKDAIVNDPNVMAERILKGAGKYTMPGWEPERMAKLDELFNAYADIDEDKLFENLKYFLERIMPACEQYDVKMAIHPDDPPWPIFGLPRIIRSRDHIQRFLDQVDNPYSGLTLCTGSLGPNLLNDIPAIIREFHDRIYFAHIRNVKVYENGDFSEVSHRGKDGNVDVYEVLKAYHDNNFTGYIRPDHGRHLWGEEKDCRPGYGLYDRALGVMYMLGVWDSLDKQRGGC, from the coding sequence ATGCAAATGACGTGGAGATGGTATGGAGAAGGCAACGACTCTATTACCTTAGATCACATTCGTCAAATTCCAGGTGTTACCGGTATCGTTTGGTCACTGCATGACAAAGTGGCTGGTGAAGTATGGGAAGAAGATGAGATTGACAAAGTAATGAACTTAATAAAGAGCAAAGGTTTTAATGCAGATGTAGTTGAAAGTGTGAACGTACATGATGATATTAAAATCGGATTGCCTACGCGTGACAAGTATATTGATATCTACATTGATACCATTAAAAAGCTTGGGGAACGTGGAGTAAAAGTAATCTGCTATAACTTTATGCCTGTATTTGACTGGACACGAACAGACTTGTATAAAGAATTGCCAGATGGCTCAAACTCGCTATTTTATGAAAAAGATGCCATTGTTAATGATCCTAATGTTATGGCAGAACGTATCCTAAAGGGCGCAGGCAAATATACGATGCCAGGCTGGGAACCGGAACGCATGGCAAAACTTGATGAATTATTTAATGCATATGCAGATATCGACGAAGATAAGCTCTTTGAAAACTTAAAGTACTTCTTAGAACGTATTATGCCAGCTTGTGAGCAATATGATGTAAAAATGGCGATACATCCGGATGATCCACCATGGCCTATTTTTGGTCTTCCAAGAATCATTCGAAGCCGAGATCATATCCAACGCTTTTTAGATCAAGTCGATAATCCATACAGTGGATTAACACTATGTACAGGTTCACTTGGTCCCAATTTGTTAAATGATATACCTGCAATCATACGTGAGTTTCATGATCGCATTTACTTTGCCCACATTCGTAACGTTAAAGTTTATGAAAATGGAGACTTTAGTGAAGTCTCACATCGTGGAAAAGATGGAAATGTCGATGTGTATGAAGTGTTAAAAGCATATCATGACAACAACTTTACAGGGTATATTCGACCGGACCATGGTCGTCACTTGTGGGGTGAAGAAAAAGATTGCCGTCCTGGATATGGTCTATATGACCGTGCGCTAGGTGTAATGTATATGCTGGGTGTTTGGGATAGCCTAGACAAACAAAGAGGAGGCTGCTAG